The sequence CTATGCCGGCGGCATCACAGAATTCGTCCAGTTCCTGAACGAAGGCAAGGACCTCGTCGATCCTTCCGTCATTGCATTTGAAGGCGAAAAGGACAAGGTCATCGTCGACATTGCCATGCAATACCAGACCGGGTACACGGAAAACATGTACACCTTCGTCAACGACATCAATACCGTCGAAGGCGGCATGCATCTGGCAGGTTTCAGAGCTGCGCTCACCCGTGTTATCAATGATTATGCAAGAAAGAACAATTTCCTGAAGCCGAACGAAGACAACCTGTCCGGCGACGACGTCAGAGAAGGTTTGACCTGCGTCATTTCCGTCAAGGTCCCGAACCCGCAGTTCGAAGGCCAGACGAAGACGAAGCTGGGCAACCTTGAAGTCAAGGGCATCGTCGACAACATTGTTTCAGAAGGTTTGAAGACATACCTCGAAGAACATCCGCAGGAAGCACGCGCTGTCATTGAAAAAGGCATCACCGCATCCCGCGCCAGGGAAGCAGCCAAGAGAGCCAGAGAACTTACCCGCAGAAAGAATGCGCTTGAAGTATCCAGCCTCCCGGGCAAGCTGGCCGACTGCACGGAAAAGGATCCGCGCTTCCTTGAAATCTACATCGTCGAAGGTGACTCCGCAGGCGGATCTGCAAAGACCGGCCGTGACCGCCGTTTCCAGGCTATCCTTCCGCTCCGCGGCAAGATCCTGAACGTCGAAAAGGCACGCCTTGACAGAGTCCTGAATTCTGACGCCATCCGCACCATGATCACTGCCTTTGGCACCGGCGTAGGCGAAGACTTCGATATCAAGAAACTCCGTTACTACAAGATCATCATCATGACCGATGCCGATGTCGACGGCGCTCATATCAGAACACTGCTTCTGACATTCTTCTACCGCTACATGAAGCCGCTCATCACAGAAGGCCATGTCTACATCGCGCAGCCTCCGCTGTACCAGGTACGCAAAGGCCGTCAGAAATACTATACTTATGACGACGATGAACAGAACCAGCTTCTGGCAAAGATCGGTATCGACGGATGCGCCATCCAGCGTTACAAAGGTCTTGGCGAAATGAACCCGGAACAGCTCTGGGACACCACCATGAACCCGGAACAGCGTGTCATGCTGAAAGTCGAACTGACCGATGCTGTAGAAGCAGACCGCCTCTTCACCATCCTCATGGGCGACAAAGTAGAACCAAGACGTCTCTTCATTGAAGAACACGCCAAGGATGTAACAAACCTCGATTTGTAATCTTGACCTGTAATCAGAAAGGGCTGTGGCAAAATGCAAAAACGTTTTGCCGCAGCTCTTTTTCCATGTCTTTACAAAAACGGGTTAAAATCCTTAAATCTGTATTTATATTCTTCGATAACGAGAAAGAAAGATTAAAAAAATTCAGAGTTGTAACAAAATTTTATCGAAAAAACCGTAATTTGTATTGGAACTATCGGGCAAAATGGTATAGAATAATAACGGTGTAAAGAGCACGTCAACGTATTCACTGGAAAGGGGATTTGTGATGGAATATTTCTATCCTGCAATAGTCAAGCATGATGCAAAAGGAGGAATTTTCTCTGTCATATTCCCGGATCTGAATGGATGTCAGGCGCAGGGGCGCACCGCTGAGGAAGCAGCCCTGAAGGCAAGGGAAGCTCTGGCAGCCTCTCTTCTGGAAATGGAAGAAAAGGGACTTGAGATTCCGCCGGCATCTGATGAAAGACTTTTCCGTCTCCGTTATGGCGGCAGCCGCTGCTGCACCATCCTGGTCAATATGGAAACCTACCGTGAATACCGTGAATATAAAGTAAGAGCCGCTGATCATCAGACGGCTGTATGGGCAGAAACAGCCCGCAAGACAAGACGAGTCGGAATTCTGGCAAGAGTCTTCGGATTAAGGTAATCAAGAGCCGCGGCTTCGTGCCGCGGTTTTTTTAGTGACCTGGGGAGGAAACTATGTGGGAGATGATTCCGAAGGAACTGGATGAGACGGATATGAAAATCATCCACGCCCTTCGAAAGAACGGACGCATTTCTATGACAGAGCTGGGCAAGGAAGTCTTCATGACGAGCCAGGCCGTGAAGAACCGCATTGCAAGGCTGCAGGACTTGGGCGTCGTGGAGCGCTACACGGTGAACGTGAACTGCCCGCTCTTCGGCTATACGATCCACTGCGTCTTCGAGCTCGTGACGAATGAAGAGACGAGGGAAGGCTTCCTCGAATTCATGAAACATACAGAATACCATATTTTCCACTGCTACCGCGTGGACGGCGCATACCGCTTCTTCCTTGATGCGCACTTCCATAGCGAAAAATCCAGAGCGGACTTCATCCGTGAAGTTTCTGCATTCGGCCGCCTTACGACACATCAGGTCATGGAAGAGATCCAGGGCCTGCATCCCGTAGATGAATGATCATCCGCGCTGTATTACCATTTATAAGGAGACTCGGAAGGGCCTCCTTTTTTATTGTTTCTTATACCCGGAGAGCCTCCGTGCCTGTCTGTTGTCAGTCACCGATGCTTGCAAATCATTCTTACTTGGGCTATACTTGCAAAATGTGCATAGCAAATCTAAATCATTATAGAAAGAGGGAATACTATGACCATAGAACTTAATTTGTACCAGACGCTGGCAGCGGCTGTCGCCGTCTTCTTCCTGGGAAGCTTCCTGAAGGACAGGGTCAGCATTTTCAGGAAATACTGCATTCCTGCGCCGGTCATCGGCGGGACGATTTTCTCGATCGTGAACTGCATCCTTTACACGCAGGGCATCTGGAACTATTCGCAGGATACCGTCATGCAGAACTGGTGCATGATGCTCTTCTTCACCAGTATCGGCTATATGGCAAGCATCCGTCTCATCAAGAAAGGCGGACTCCTTGTCGTCAAGATGGCCGTTCTTGTCTTCCTTTTGATCGTTATCCAGGACCTTGTCGGTGTCGCTTTTGCCGATGCGTTCTCGCTGAATCCGCTCATGGGTCTTGCAGACGGTTCGATCCCGCTTGTCGGTGGTCACGGTACATCCGGCTCCTTCGGTCCCGTCCTTGAAGCACTGGGCCTTAAGGATGCGACGACGATTGCCTTTGCTGCCGCTACCTTCGGCCTTGTATCAGGGAGTTTCCTCGGCGGCCCGGTCGGAGAACTTCTCATCCGCCGCTTCCATCTGAAATCCGATGAAGATGAAAACGGAGACGAAGTTCCGGAAAACCGTACGGAACATGAAATCGAAGGCGACGAAGCAGCCGCTTACCTCAATATGGACCGCTTCATGTATGCTTTCGGCCAGCTCCTCCTGGCCATGGGCCTTGGCACATACGTCAGCCAGTTCTTCATTAATATCGGCCTCGTATTCCCGGGATACATCGGAGCGATGCTCGTTGCTGCTGTTGTACGCAACATTTCTGATATGACAGGCCTTTACGGATGCTACCAGAAGGAAAGTGAAGTCCTTGGCGGCATCTGCCTGAACGTTTTCCTTTCCTGCGCGCTCATGAGTCTGAAGCTCTGGCAGCTGGCAGACCTTGCCATTCCGCTCATCGTGACCCTTGCCGTGCAGGTTTCCATCATGGGCCTCTTTGCTTACTTCGTCATCTTCCGTGTCATGGGCAAGAATTATGAAGCAGCCGTCATGGCATCCGGCAGCTGCGGCTTCGGCCTTGGCGCCACACCGAACGCCATTGCGAATATGAATGCCATGTGCGAAAGATTCGGTCCGGCGCATACCGCTTACTTCGTCATTCCGCTCATCGGCGCTTTCGTCGTCGATTTCCTGAATGCATCCGTCCTCATGGTCTTCATGAATATCTTGAAGTGACAATCGGCGGGTCGCTTTCATTCATGATATAATAAAAATGATTTACCATTGAATGATGCATTCTCCAAAGGAGTACCCTTATGTTCGATTTTCTAGACCTGTCTACGCTGATCTACCGCGTACCGGCGCTGCTTCTGGCGCTCTCCTTCCATGAATACGCGCACGCTGTCGTGTCCGACTCGCTCGGCGATCCCACACCTGCTGCCACGGGCCGTCTGACGATGAACCCGCTGGCGCACCTTGACGCCGTGGGCACGCTGCTGCTTGTCCTGTGCGGATTTGGCTGGGCGAAGCCCGTCATGATCGACCCGCGCTATTACAAAAACTACCGCTCCGGCGTCCTCAAGGTGTCTCTCGCAGGCCCCGGCGGAAATCTTCTTCTCTGCTTCATTTCCATCTTCCTGATGGGGCTCCTGCAGAGATTCGGCATGCTCGGCATGGGCGGATACCAGTTCCTTTACTGGATCATGCTTTACAACGTATGGTTCGCTTTCTTCAACCTCATCCCGGTCCCGCCGCTCGATGGCTCCAAGGTTGTCAGCATGCTTCTTCCTGGCGAACTCTCCTGGAAATTTGAAAACTTCAACGCACAGTACGGCTTTATCATCCTCATGGTTGTCGTATTCTCCGGCGTTGCCAACAAATTCCTGAGCCCGCTCTCCAACCTCTTCGTAGCTCTCTGCTACAACATTACGTATCTTCTTCTCTAGAGCCTTCCCCATCGGGGGAGGTGGCCGGCCTGTATTTTTTCTGTTGCCGGCCAGAGGAGGTGCAGGTAATAGAGTTAATTCCCATAACGGACGATGAAACTCTTCGAACCGGACAAAAGGTGCAAAACAAAAAAAGAGCTGTGAAATGATCCGTCATTTTCACGGCTCCTTTTTTTATGCTTTTTCCTTTGCCTGATGTATAATGAAAAATAAATTCTCATGGAAGGAGGACATCATGATTACTACCTGGCTGATTTTCGAAATGGCAGGGACGATTGCCTTTGCTTTTTCCGGCGCTGCTGTCGGGCTTTACAAAAGAATGGATATTTTCGGCATCACGGTGCTCTCCGTCATGACGGCGGTCGGCGGGGGCATGATCCGCGATGTCCTCTGCGGCATCACGCCGCCATCAGTCCTCCGTTCTCCGGAAGGGCTCATCGTGTCGATCGTGACGGCGCTTGTCGTCGGCTTCGGCTATCCGCTTTTCCGCATCCCCAAGAGAGGGAAATGGGTCATCACGATCCTGTACCACTTATCCGATACGATCGGCCTTGCCGCTTTCACCGTGACAGGGGCGCTCACTGCGTTTTACCGCTATCCGGGCTATGATATCATTCTTCCCGTCATGCTGGGCCTCATCACCGCGGTCGGTGGCGGCATCATCCGCGACATGATGGCGCGCCGCATGCCCGTCGTCCTTTACATGGACGTCTATGCCATCGCATCGATTGCAGGCGGCCTTCTTCTCTGCGCTTTGAGAGAGCCATTGGGCACGCCGCTCGCCTCCTGGATTTCCTTTGCCTTCGTCCTGCTCCTCCGTTTCCTTGCCATTCATTACCACTGGCAGCTCTATCATCCGCACCGCCGTTTCCACAGGATAGAGAGGGACTGAATTATTTCTTTACAAAAATTTTTCTTGACAAGCATTTGCGTTGAGCGTAATATCATAAACAACTTAAGGAAATCACTTAAGAAACTGAATAAAGACCTTACAAACCGGTGAGGCGGAGATAAAAACAGGAAATGCACTTCCAGAGAGCGGGGATTGATGGGAACCCGCAGTACGCAGCCCGTTAAATGGACCGCCGAGGGCGCTGTCAAAAGGAGAAATCCCTAGTATTCAGCGACGCATCATCTGCGTTATTGATGAGGGGTATGTTAGTACCCTGCGAGAGAGGGAGAAATCCAATTAAGGTGGTACCGCGAGTGTATATGAATGAGTACCGGGCATCCGGACTTTGAAATAGAGACCCGTCCTTGACAATTATTTTTGTCGAGGGCGGGTCTTTTTTGTATCCGGAAGCGGAAAGGAGAAACAGGATGGAACAGTTGGAAAGAATCAGAGCCTATGCGAAAGACTACAGAAGAGTTCCGATCGCTAAGGAAATCTTCGCAGATGTCCGCACTGTCATCGGGACATTGAGAGTCCTGAAGAAAGTCAGCAGGACAGCATTCCTCTTCGAAAGCGCGGACAATACCGAGCGATGGGGACGCTATTCCTTCCTGGGATATGATCCCAAGCTCGAGCTCTTTGTAAAGAACGGAAAGATGACGATCAAGGGCGCCGTCACAGAAACGTTTGAAACAGACGATCCGGCCTCCGTCATCAGGAAAGTCCTTCACGAATACCGATCTCCGGAAATCTCGGGCATGCCAACGTTTACCGGCGGGCTTGTCGGATACTTCGCTTATGAGTACGCAAGGTACGCGGAGAAGAAACTCTATTTCAAGGAGGAAAAGGAACCGGATATTTCCTTCAACGATGCGGACCTCATGCTTTTTGACAAGGTCATCGCATTCGATCATTACAGGAAAACAATCATCCTCATCACGAACGTCGACACGAGCGAGATTGAGACAAATTACGAAAAAGCGGTGAGGGAGCTCGATGAAATGGCAGAGCTCATCGCTTATGGAAAAGAAGCGGACATTCCGGAAGGAAAGCTCTTAAGTGATTTCGAAGATGAGTTCACCGAAGAAGAGTACGAAGCGCTCGTCAGAGAAATCCAGCAGCGGATCCATGACGGAGACATTTTCCAGGCCGTCCTTTCCAACGGCAGGAGCGCCGCTTTTGAAGGGAGCCTCCTCAATGCCTACCGGGTGCTTCGGACGATCAATCCTTCGCCTTACATGTTCTACCTTTCAGGCCACGACATAGAGCTTGCCGGTGCATCGCCCGAGACGCTCATCAAGCTGACGGGCGGCGAGCTTGAAACCTTCCCGATTGCAGGCACGATGCCGAGGGGAAAGACAGACGAGGAAGACGAAGCCCTCGAAGAAAGGCTGGTCAGTGACAAGAAAGAGCTTGCCGAGCATAATATGCTGGTCGACCTTGGAAGGAACGACATCGGAAAGATCAGCCGCTTCGGATCCGTCACGGTGAGGGAGCTTCGGAAAGTGAAGCGCTTCTCCCACGTGATGCACCTCTGCTCCTCGGTGACGGGGACAATCCAGGAAGGAAAGGATGCCCTCGATGCCCTGGCCGCCGCACTTCCGGCAGGCACGATGTCAGGAGCGCCCAAGATCAAGGCGATGGAAATCCTCCACGGGATGGAGAAATCGCCAAGAGGCGTCTACGCAGGTGCTGTCGGATACCTGAGCCTCACAGGAAACATGGATATGTGCATCGGCATCCGCATGGCAGCCGCCAAAGGGGGACGGGTATTCGTGAGAGCCGGCGCAGGCATCGTCAAGGACAGCGTTCCGAAGAGCGAATACAAAGAAACAAGGAACAAGGCAGAAGCCATGATTGAAGCAGTCAGGAAAGGACAGGAGGCGGGGGATTATGATTTTACTCATTGACCATTACGACAGCTTTTCCTTCAACCTCTACCAGCTCGTGGGAAGCCTTTCGGCGGATATCAAAGTCATCCGGAGCGACGAGCTGACAGTGAAGGAAATAGAAGACCTCAATCCTTCTCACATCATCCTCTCGCCGGGAACGGGGCGGCCCGAAAATGCAGGCGTCTACGAAGAAGTGATTGAAGAACTCAGGGGAAAAATCCCGATATTAGGCGTCTGCCTCGGCCATCAGGCAATCGGCGAAGTCTACGGGGCAAAGGTCATAAGTGCCAGGGAAATCCTTCACGGGAAATCCTCGGACATAGAAATCATCAAAGAAACGCCGCTCTTTGAAGGACTCGGGACATCTTTCGAAGGGGCCAGGTACCACTCCCTTGCCATCGACCCGGAAACGATTACGGGAGACCTTACAGTGACAGCCGTTTCCGATGACGGCGAAGTAATGGCCGTCGAAGACAGAAATCGAAAAGTCTACGGCGTCCAGTTTCATCCGGAATCCATATTGACGCCAAAGGGCGGAACGATACTTAGCAATTTCTTACAGCAGTGAATGAGTGAATCAGGGGGAATCTATCATGATACAGGAAGCAATCAAAACCATCGTAAAAGGCAGCGAACTGCCATTTGAAACAGCGAGAGAATCCATGGGGGAAATCATGAGCGGGAAAGCATCGGAAGCGCAGATCGGCGCCTTCCTTGCCGCTCTTTCACTGAAAGGCGAGACCGTCGGGGAAATCACAGGATTTGCCAGAGCCATGAGAGACGCATGCGTGCCGGTCTCCCATGAAGAAGAAGTCTTTGAAATCGTAGGGACCGGGGGAGACGGAGCGGACACCTTCAACATTTCCACCACATCCGGTTTCGTCATCGCATCCGGCGGCGTCGCAGTCGCCAAGCACGGCAACAGGAGCGTCTCCTCCCGCTGCGGCGCGGCAGACTGCCTTGAAGCGCTCGGCGTCAACCTGGCTTTGACCGGCAAGGAAAACACCGAGCTTCTGAAGAAAGCAGGCATGTGCTTCATGTTTGCTCCCGTCTACCACAGCTCCATGAAGTATGCGGCCCCGGTCAGAAAAGCTCTCGGCTTCCGCACCGTGTTCAATATCCTGGGACCTCTGGGAAATCCGGCCGGCGCGACGATGCAGCTCATGGGCGTCTATGAAGAAAAGCTCGTCGAACCGATGGCCAAAGTCCTTTCGAACCTGGGTGTCAAGAGAGGCGCCGTCGTCTACGGCATGGACGGGCTGGACGAAATCACCGCCTGCGACAGGACGCTCGTCTGCGAATTCAAGGACGGCCTCTTCCAGAAGTACCTCTTAGATCCCCGCGACTACGGCATGGAGCTGGCGCATCCGGGCGACCTCAAGGGCGGGGACAGCCGGGAAAATGCAGAAATCACAAGAGCCGTCCTTTCCGGAGAAAAGGGACCAAAGAGAAATGCAGTCCTCCTCAATGCAGGCATGAGCTTCCACCTCGCAGAGGGGATGTCCCTTGCTGAAGGCATAGAGAAGGCAGCAGATCTCATCGACAGCGGCAAAGCCCTTGCCTTCATGGAACGTTTCATCAGACTCTCAAGGGAGGCGGCACAATGATTCTGGACACACTGGCAGAAGGAGCGAGGCGGCGGGCCAGGGTTCTGGAAGAAGCCGACGGTGATGGCATCAGGGAAGCGGCGATGGCAAGAGCGCTCGATGAAGAAGTCCATGATTTTCCCTTTGAGAGAAATCTTCGGGCAGCAGGCGTGAACATCATCTGCGAAGTCAAGAAAGCATCGCCTTCCAAAGGCATCATCGCCGAGCACTTTCCTTACCTTGAAATAGCCAGGGACTACGAAAGGGCAGGAGCGGCCGCCATATCCGTCCTGACCGAGCCGGACTACTTCCTGGGAAGCGGGCTGTACCTGAAGGAAATCTCCCGCGCGGTGCAGATCCCGGTCCTTCGGAAAGACTTCATCGTAAACGAAGTCCAGATCTACGAATCCAAGCTATTAGGTGCCTCGGCGATCCTCCTCATCGTTTCGATCCTGACGGATGAAGAGCTCACAAGGTTCATCCGGACGGCCAAAAGCCTCGGCCTCTCGGCGCTTGTCGAAACAAGGACGGAAGAAGAAATTCGACGGGCGGTCCTCGCGGGCGCAAAGATCATCGGCGTCAATAACCGCGACCTTCGTGATTTCTCCATCGACAATACCCGCGCAGCAAGGCTGCATTCACTGGTCCCTGAAGATACCATCTTCATTGCGGAAAGCGGCATACAGAAAAGGGAAGATCTCGAAGGATTCATGGCCGCTGGCATCCGAAATTTCCTCATCGGGGAAGCCATGATGAAAGCAGAGGACAAGGCAGAAAAACTCGCTGAGTTCATCGGGGAAGAGCCAAAGGTTCAGTGCAAGATCTGCGGGATTTCAAGGGAAAGAGATATCGATTTCTTAAACGATACCCTTCCCGATTATGCAGGCTTCATCTTTGCAAGAAGCCCGAGGAAGGTGACACCCGATAAAGCGGCCGGTCTCATCAGTCTGCTGGATCCACGGATCAAGGCGGTCGGCGTCTTCGTGAATGAAACAGCAGAGACCATAGCAGACATTGCAAAGAAAGCTCATCTCTCCGTCATCCAGCTCCACGGGGATGAGGATTTCGAAATGATCCGCGAAGTGAAGGAAAGGACGGGACTTCCCGTCTGGAAAGCCATCCGGGCAGGAAGCGAGGAAGACATTCTTCCATGGAACGATTCTCCGGCCGATGCCCTTCTCCTTGATGCGAAAGTCACGGGGAAGAGAGGCGGCACAGGAAAGCGCATCGATCCAAATCTCGCCAGAGCCGCCAGGAAGCCATTTCTTCTGGCAGGCGGCATGAATAGTGGAAATATCGTTCGGGCAGCGCGCATCGCAAGGCCCTTCGCGGTCGACGTTAACAGCGGTGTTGAAACGGACGGCATGAAAGATAAAGAGAAAATACAGGCGGTAATCCGTCTTTTGGCCCGGTCGGGCCTGCGGAAAGGATGAAAGGTATGACGAAAAGAGAAGGACGCTACGGCGTGCACGGCGGACAGTATGTCCCGGAAACATTGATGAATGCAGTCCTCGAGGTAGAGGAAGCATATGAAAAGTACAAGAATGATCCGGATTTCAATAAGGAACTCGACGACCTGAACCGGAATTACACAGGCCGCCCCTCGCTCCTCTATTATGCAAAGAAAATGAGTGAAGACCTGGGCGGCGCGAAGATTTATCTCAAGAGAGAAGACCTCAACCACACAGGCGCTCACAAGATCAATAACGTTCTTGGCCAGGCGCTCCTTGCCAAGAGAATGGGCAAGACGAGAATCATTGCCGAGACCGGAGCAGGCCAGCACGGCGTAGCTGCCGCAACGGCCGCTGCCCTCTTCGGCATGGAATGCGAAGTCTTCATGGGCAAGGAAGACACCGAGCGCCAGGCGCTGAATGTCTACCGCATGCGCCTCCTCGGCGCCAAGGTCCACCCCGTCACCTCCGGGACCAT is a genomic window of Veillonellaceae bacterium containing:
- a CDS encoding aminodeoxychorismate/anthranilate synthase component II, which codes for MILLIDHYDSFSFNLYQLVGSLSADIKVIRSDELTVKEIEDLNPSHIILSPGTGRPENAGVYEEVIEELRGKIPILGVCLGHQAIGEVYGAKVISAREILHGKSSDIEIIKETPLFEGLGTSFEGARYHSLAIDPETITGDLTVTAVSDDGEVMAVEDRNRKVYGVQFHPESILTPKGGTILSNFLQQ
- the gyrB gene encoding DNA topoisomerase (ATP-hydrolyzing) subunit B; amino-acid sequence: MAEDIHEIQDRHAEENGKSDYGAKDIRVLEGLEAVRMRPGMYIGSTSARGLHHLVYEVVDNSIDEALAGYCTHIEVVLNDDGSCTVTDNGRGIPTGMHETGKPAMEVVLTVLHAGGKFGGDGYPISGGLHGVGISVVNALSEWMKVVVKREGEFHEMKLSRGIVTQPMKTYGKTDETGTSVTFKPDAEIFKEGVDFDYDTLKVRMRELAFLNKGLVITLEDHRDGAVRSEQFHYAGGITEFVQFLNEGKDLVDPSVIAFEGEKDKVIVDIAMQYQTGYTENMYTFVNDINTVEGGMHLAGFRAALTRVINDYARKNNFLKPNEDNLSGDDVREGLTCVISVKVPNPQFEGQTKTKLGNLEVKGIVDNIVSEGLKTYLEEHPQEARAVIEKGITASRAREAAKRARELTRRKNALEVSSLPGKLADCTEKDPRFLEIYIVEGDSAGGSAKTGRDRRFQAILPLRGKILNVEKARLDRVLNSDAIRTMITAFGTGVGEDFDIKKLRYYKIIIMTDADVDGAHIRTLLLTFFYRYMKPLITEGHVYIAQPPLYQVRKGRQKYYTYDDDEQNQLLAKIGIDGCAIQRYKGLGEMNPEQLWDTTMNPEQRVMLKVELTDAVEADRLFTILMGDKVEPRRLFIEEHAKDVTNLDL
- a CDS encoding chorismate-binding protein, with the translated sequence MEQLERIRAYAKDYRRVPIAKEIFADVRTVIGTLRVLKKVSRTAFLFESADNTERWGRYSFLGYDPKLELFVKNGKMTIKGAVTETFETDDPASVIRKVLHEYRSPEISGMPTFTGGLVGYFAYEYARYAEKKLYFKEEKEPDISFNDADLMLFDKVIAFDHYRKTIILITNVDTSEIETNYEKAVRELDEMAELIAYGKEADIPEGKLLSDFEDEFTEEEYEALVREIQQRIHDGDIFQAVLSNGRSAAFEGSLLNAYRVLRTINPSPYMFYLSGHDIELAGASPETLIKLTGGELETFPIAGTMPRGKTDEEDEALEERLVSDKKELAEHNMLVDLGRNDIGKISRFGSVTVRELRKVKRFSHVMHLCSSVTGTIQEGKDALDALAAALPAGTMSGAPKIKAMEILHGMEKSPRGVYAGAVGYLSLTGNMDMCIGIRMAAAKGGRVFVRAGAGIVKDSVPKSEYKETRNKAEAMIEAVRKGQEAGDYDFTH
- the trpC gene encoding indole-3-glycerol phosphate synthase TrpC, which translates into the protein MILDTLAEGARRRARVLEEADGDGIREAAMARALDEEVHDFPFERNLRAAGVNIICEVKKASPSKGIIAEHFPYLEIARDYERAGAAAISVLTEPDYFLGSGLYLKEISRAVQIPVLRKDFIVNEVQIYESKLLGASAILLIVSILTDEELTRFIRTAKSLGLSALVETRTEEEIRRAVLAGAKIIGVNNRDLRDFSIDNTRAARLHSLVPEDTIFIAESGIQKREDLEGFMAAGIRNFLIGEAMMKAEDKAEKLAEFIGEEPKVQCKICGISRERDIDFLNDTLPDYAGFIFARSPRKVTPDKAAGLISLLDPRIKAVGVFVNETAETIADIAKKAHLSVIQLHGDEDFEMIREVKERTGLPVWKAIRAGSEEDILPWNDSPADALLLDAKVTGKRGGTGKRIDPNLARAARKPFLLAGGMNSGNIVRAARIARPFAVDVNSGVETDGMKDKEKIQAVIRLLARSGLRKG
- the gltS gene encoding sodium/glutamate symporter, with translation MTIELNLYQTLAAAVAVFFLGSFLKDRVSIFRKYCIPAPVIGGTIFSIVNCILYTQGIWNYSQDTVMQNWCMMLFFTSIGYMASIRLIKKGGLLVVKMAVLVFLLIVIQDLVGVAFADAFSLNPLMGLADGSIPLVGGHGTSGSFGPVLEALGLKDATTIAFAAATFGLVSGSFLGGPVGELLIRRFHLKSDEDENGDEVPENRTEHEIEGDEAAAYLNMDRFMYAFGQLLLAMGLGTYVSQFFINIGLVFPGYIGAMLVAAVVRNISDMTGLYGCYQKESEVLGGICLNVFLSCALMSLKLWQLADLAIPLIVTLAVQVSIMGLFAYFVIFRVMGKNYEAAVMASGSCGFGLGATPNAIANMNAMCERFGPAHTAYFVIPLIGAFVVDFLNASVLMVFMNILK
- a CDS encoding type II toxin-antitoxin system HicB family antitoxin — translated: MEYFYPAIVKHDAKGGIFSVIFPDLNGCQAQGRTAEEAALKAREALAASLLEMEEKGLEIPPASDERLFRLRYGGSRCCTILVNMETYREYREYKVRAADHQTAVWAETARKTRRVGILARVFGLR
- a CDS encoding site-2 protease family protein, coding for MFDFLDLSTLIYRVPALLLALSFHEYAHAVVSDSLGDPTPAATGRLTMNPLAHLDAVGTLLLVLCGFGWAKPVMIDPRYYKNYRSGVLKVSLAGPGGNLLLCFISIFLMGLLQRFGMLGMGGYQFLYWIMLYNVWFAFFNLIPVPPLDGSKVVSMLLPGELSWKFENFNAQYGFIILMVVVFSGVANKFLSPLSNLFVALCYNITYLLL
- a CDS encoding trimeric intracellular cation channel family protein; the protein is MITTWLIFEMAGTIAFAFSGAAVGLYKRMDIFGITVLSVMTAVGGGMIRDVLCGITPPSVLRSPEGLIVSIVTALVVGFGYPLFRIPKRGKWVITILYHLSDTIGLAAFTVTGALTAFYRYPGYDIILPVMLGLITAVGGGIIRDMMARRMPVVLYMDVYAIASIAGGLLLCALREPLGTPLASWISFAFVLLLRFLAIHYHWQLYHPHRRFHRIERD
- the trpD gene encoding anthranilate phosphoribosyltransferase, which translates into the protein MIQEAIKTIVKGSELPFETARESMGEIMSGKASEAQIGAFLAALSLKGETVGEITGFARAMRDACVPVSHEEEVFEIVGTGGDGADTFNISTTSGFVIASGGVAVAKHGNRSVSSRCGAADCLEALGVNLALTGKENTELLKKAGMCFMFAPVYHSSMKYAAPVRKALGFRTVFNILGPLGNPAGATMQLMGVYEEKLVEPMAKVLSNLGVKRGAVVYGMDGLDEITACDRTLVCEFKDGLFQKYLLDPRDYGMELAHPGDLKGGDSRENAEITRAVLSGEKGPKRNAVLLNAGMSFHLAEGMSLAEGIEKAADLIDSGKALAFMERFIRLSREAAQ
- a CDS encoding Lrp/AsnC family transcriptional regulator, which translates into the protein MWEMIPKELDETDMKIIHALRKNGRISMTELGKEVFMTSQAVKNRIARLQDLGVVERYTVNVNCPLFGYTIHCVFELVTNEETREGFLEFMKHTEYHIFHCYRVDGAYRFFLDAHFHSEKSRADFIREVSAFGRLTTHQVMEEIQGLHPVDE